Part of the Spinacia oleracea cultivar Varoflay chromosome 5, BTI_SOV_V1, whole genome shotgun sequence genome, TAGTTATACTTTTTGTATTACTATGCAATGCTATTCTTTGAAATTATTGATACATGTTTATCTTGCATGtcaaaaagattaaatttagGGTTTCGTGTTAGTTATGACGTGACTCTCTTGTTGAACCGTTAAATGTCAAAAATCAATTAATTCTTCGTTTTGGGCTATGTTACTCAGACTCAGGTAGGGTGTCGGACACGGGTATGGAACTATGCATAAACAGTTAAATCTATTGGTTAAATTTCCCCTATCATTAAATGTTGCTTCTTGAGTTACAAATTTTGACAGCTTTTTCTGTCTTACAGTTATAGGAATCATCTTCTATTTTCCAAACATGAATGAAAGAGATTTGTTGTGTAGCAGCCAACGGGTTCTTGATTTTACAAATGGACAACAAGATCAAAATCATCTCCATTCCGAGCCCTGCATCCTTCTGGGAAGCACATCTAATTTCCCACGGTCACATATAAATCAGGTGCTGCCTCCATCTGGCAGTGTGAACAACTTCGATCTCCACCATATACCTGAGCATGTTGGTAGACCAGCTTTTTATGGGATGTCACAGTATAATCAGCCTAACCACCCTGCAGCAAATCATCCTAACTTCTTTAACGGGCACTTGGACCTTGCATCTGGGGCTAGGGTGTTTCCAGTTCCACTTAACCATGGATTTGTGGACCATTTACCATCTTCAAGCAACTATGGAGGCAATGTGGGTCCTTTTAATAATGATCATGGAAGGTGCAATTTGTCAGCAGAAGGTGTTAGGGAGTTATGTAAGAGGAAAAGTTCAGAGGGCATCCCAGGGAATGTTCAGCATTTTGGTGCTTCTGCAGGACCTAGTAGTTCTTCAGCTGCTCCTATGACTGGCAGTCATTATGATTCTGGGTCTGCTTCTATTGAATCATCACTTCCCTTGCCAGATTACAGAGGTAATGGCTCTTCCCCAACAATGGAGGTAGTATCAGGAGCAAGACATAGATCTGGTGCTGTTGGGGCTCATATGGATTCGGTTATGGTGCATAACTATAATAGTTTTATGCTTCAAGGAAATTACGGGGGACAATCCTTTCAGCCATCGAGTTCCTCATGGTTGGACCAACAGTCAATTAGTAATACAATTAGTAGTGCTGGGGGTTTAACGTGGAGTGGTCCTCCCATGGTGCCTTATTTTCAaggtaatattttcattttttgtgatttgtcTCTTTTATCATGATATCTCACAAAGAGAAGAGGCACCCACGATTTATGATTTTCTT contains:
- the LOC110777051 gene encoding probable E3 ubiquitin-protein ligase ZFP1 yields the protein MNERDLLCSSQRVLDFTNGQQDQNHLHSEPCILLGSTSNFPRSHINQVLPPSGSVNNFDLHHIPEHVGRPAFYGMSQYNQPNHPAANHPNFFNGHLDLASGARVFPVPLNHGFVDHLPSSSNYGGNVGPFNNDHGRCNLSAEGVRELCKRKSSEGIPGNVQHFGASAGPSSSSAAPMTGSHYDSGSASIESSLPLPDYRGNGSSPTMEVVSGARHRSGAVGAHMDSVMVHNYNSFMLQGNYGGQSFQPSSSSWLDQQSISNTISSAGGLTWSGPPMVPYFQGSNIHGGSPELGNGNHGPANFLHSPPVVQQHHNLHPPQNIQGVRGYGAACYPPFLAAPSRVPPSDGMHHDLLSISQESAEPTNRPTGIRIYRSQGRSLVHDVASRRRDLPRFRTLPVDRVAILEFPNFYEVDYDVESIIDHHRDMRLDIDNMSYEELLALSERIGTVNTGLTEKDIRCHLKTRRYHSTSATINLEELPCSDTNNDSCIICQDEYEADEKLGTLECGHEYHLDCLKKWLLLKNVCPICKSVALVSKPEDK